The nucleotide window AGAAGCGGCAAAAGAAGCCGGAGCTAAATTAATATCAATAACAAGTTATTTCGATAGTCCCCTAGCAAAAATATCTGATGTGGTAATCGAAATTCCAGGTAGGACAAAATACTCAAAGAATGAGGACTATTTCGCTAGACAAATACTTGGAATAACTGAGCCGTTAGCACCATTAGGTACACTATTTGAGGATACTACGCAAATTTTCTTAGATGGTATTGTAGCAGAGCTCATGATAAGGTTGAAGAAGACTGAAGAAGATTTGAGGTTAATTCATGCAAATATTGAACTATAGTTTCTCTTCAGTCACCCATAATTTTTAATTTATAGAATAAATATGGGTATAGAAAACTTTACCGCAAAGATCGTTGGATTATCAATAGTATCGCTGCTTGTAGTATTAATGTTTTTATACAAGTTAATATACATAATACCACTTATTTTTATAGTATTACTTGTATTTCAGAGTGAGAAGAAGATTTTTGCTTTTCTATCAAAGAATACAAAACAAATACAACCGTATAGTATTGAAGATGGAGTATTCTACAATGAAAAGAACGCTAGTGCGGTTTTAATAATAGATGATATACAAATGGATTATAAAGATTTTACAAATTCTAACCTAAGATCATTTATATCATCTTTCCATAAAATTTTAGATATAGCAAAGGATATTAATATAGTATTAAAGAGAGAGAGCTTAGATAAAAACGTATACATAGAATCACTTTCACAGAAAATACAAGCACTTAGAATAATGATTGATAGCGATCCTTCAAATGAGAAAGCTAAAAGAAAGCTCGAGCTGATGGAAACTATAATATCAAGAATCGAATCCGGCGAGAATCCATTTAGATATGAAATGTACATTATCATTAACTCTAGAGATAAAAATTCTGCGTTATCTACTGCATCCATGATCAGACAAGGACTAGAAGGTCTTGGCATAAAAACTCGGCTAGCCACATTACATGAAATACAGAAGTTAGTAAGGGATTTTTTTCATTCAAAATTAAATCTTAACAAGATTGCATTACCTACTCAGATTCCATATCTAACACCGATATCCGTAGAGAAAAAACCCAAAAGTAGTATTATAATTGATGGAGTACTACTAGGAAAAGATATAAATAATAATGGATTAGTATTTTGGAATATAACCAAAAGCCAGAACAGTCATCTATTAATTGTTGGACCTACTGGTTCAGGTAAGACCGAGTTTTTAATCTGGCTTTCCACAATACTAAATCTGATCTATGGAGGCACCGTAATCCTATTTGACGTAAAAGGGGATATAAAATATAGGCTTTCTATGTATAAAGTGCCATTTCAGTTAATAAATCCGTTATTTTATAGGCTAGGACTTCTTGATGAGTATGATATCCCAATTAGGATTAAGTTACTTCAAATCGAGAAAATACTTCTTAATTCTTTCAGATTAAGCAAGTTTAACTCCTCCATTTTATACAATTATCTAAATAGATTAATAGATATTAGCTACTTAAAATATAGAATTAAATGGAAAGATTTAGAGAAATACTTAAGTGAAATAGATGATGTACAACTAAAGTACTATCTAAGCAAATTAATAAACATCTTATCCTCAATGGAAGATTCGGAATTACCACCTTTATTACATGGAGTTAATGAGAATGAGATTAATCTGATAGATCTCACTCTAATTAAGAGTGAAGAAATAAAAAGACTCATAATATATACACTTATACAGGAATTATATAATAAATTTTCATTAGAAAAAATATATGATAAACCAAGAGTATTCTTAGTGTTAGACGAAGCATGGACTATTTTAAAAAACGAATCGGAAGATTATCCAATTGTGGCAGACTTGATAAAAAGAGGAAGAGGATATGGAATTTCCATTATAATGGCGACACAAAATTTAGAAGATCTAGGTGACCTAGCCAATATATATTTAGATAACATAGGAGTATCAGTATTTATGAATAATGGAGATAAAAAATTCTGGGAGGAGATAAGGAGATTCGTTAATGTTGATAACGATACGTTATCTAATAATTTGATATTCATGAATAGAGGAGAGGCCCTCGTAAGATTTTTAGGAGATCCTAGGCCAGTAATTATAAAATTAAATACCTTAGCCGGTAGCTCGTTCTAAAATAGCTTGTATACCTGTTTTTATTTTGTTATAGATTATATCGCTATTTACATTCTTTAGAACTATCTCTCGTATATCGTTTTTATCCATTTCAATAGTATAATCTATTTTATTTAATTCCTTCTCTGATTCTAGAATTTTACTTAAGGCTGAAAAATATGACTTGCTTAACGTGATTTTGTTTTTAATAACAAATTTTGCTACAGGTGGAGTAAAATAAATCTCGGCTAGAATTTCACCCTTCTTATTCTTTATATATTCTATGCTACCTTTATTACCTTTTATGGTAGGTATATAACCGGATTCTATAATACTCAATAGAAACTCATAAAATTCCAATTCCTTTCTTAAGCTTGTAATCTTACTCTCAAGGAATTTTTTTAGTTCATCAGTGTTAACACTCATCACAAATATCTATATACATTAAACTATATATAACCTAAACTGCAATAGTTAGTTTAATGAAAGATAAAGTTAGAGTTGCCGTAGTTGGAGGTTCAGGATATACGGGCGGAGAATTACTAAGAATATTAGTTACACATCCGAAGACAGAAATATCAGTCATAACTTCTAGAGAATATGCGGGAAAACCAGTATCATTGATACATCCGAATTTAAGAGGACTAATATCTCTTAATTTTACAAATTTCTCAATAGATAAGATCTCAGACAAAGCTGACGCAATTTTTCTTGCTCTACCTCATGGAGTATCGTTAAATTACGCGCCTAAATTACTAGATTTAGGATTGACAGTCGTGGATT belongs to Saccharolobus solfataricus and includes:
- the cedB gene encoding DNA import protein CedB, giving the protein MGIENFTAKIVGLSIVSLLVVLMFLYKLIYIIPLIFIVLLVFQSEKKIFAFLSKNTKQIQPYSIEDGVFYNEKNASAVLIIDDIQMDYKDFTNSNLRSFISSFHKILDIAKDINIVLKRESLDKNVYIESLSQKIQALRIMIDSDPSNEKAKRKLELMETIISRIESGENPFRYEMYIIINSRDKNSALSTASMIRQGLEGLGIKTRLATLHEIQKLVRDFFHSKLNLNKIALPTQIPYLTPISVEKKPKSSIIIDGVLLGKDINNNGLVFWNITKSQNSHLLIVGPTGSGKTEFLIWLSTILNLIYGGTVILFDVKGDIKYRLSMYKVPFQLINPLFYRLGLLDEYDIPIRIKLLQIEKILLNSFRLSKFNSSILYNYLNRLIDISYLKYRIKWKDLEKYLSEIDDVQLKYYLSKLINILSSMEDSELPPLLHGVNENEINLIDLTLIKSEEIKRLIIYTLIQELYNKFSLEKIYDKPRVFLVLDEAWTILKNESEDYPIVADLIKRGRGYGISIIMATQNLEDLGDLANIYLDNIGVSVFMNNGDKKFWEEIRRFVNVDNDTLSNNLIFMNRGEALVRFLGDPRPVIIKLNTLAGSSF